The Setaria viridis chromosome 6, Setaria_viridis_v4.0, whole genome shotgun sequence genome includes the window ACTAGCAAAACCTAAACTACACTAAGTGTCCTTCGTCTCCTTGTGACACTTAATTCTAGAAAGCTCCTTAGCCTTGTCGCATTAGCTCCTTATCCGCTTGATAATTCAAATTGAGGGGCCATATTCCAATTAACTCATGACATAATAACTAATAATGATCCGCTTCAAAATACACGGGTTGGTCACAAGCACAAGGTTGTCATTTATCACGGAAACACACCCTTACCAAAGGTGCGAAAGGACTTAGATGATGCCTAGGTGCTTCAGACTAACAACCCGACTACACCTTACACGACCAACCATACCTAAAACACCTTATGCAACCTATGGGAACCTTCAAGGTCTACGATTAAGAAAAAGATACGACTTTGACCACCCACAGTCTGGTATAGAATCAATTAACAATATCAGATTAGGAGGTGTCATGTATCTTTAAGATACGACTTTGATCTATCATTTGATTTCTTAGAATTTATGTGCTTTTGAAATCCAAATTCTACGTATGCTGATGTGCGACTGAAACTAATAATATAATAAAGatacaaaagaaacaaacagATATGCAGTTGAAAAGCTATACATGATAGATCAACGGTTTGTTTCCAGACAAAATAAATTCTTGCTTGATGAAAAGAAAGCATCTTAAGAAATAAAATGCTTCAACATAGGCCATCCAAATGACTTGAAATCACCAAAACAAAATCTCTGTATAGGTCCACCATATCATAGTCATTGATTAAAAGACTTCCACAAAGATAGGCAGTCTGCATGTTTAGTTGCCTTTTCCACACTTCATAACGGATCATGAAATTACCCACTTAATGAATTCGTGTAAATATGGCTTCCAATGATGCGCTGAGGGTGGGTGTATAAGATGGCTAATTTTTGCAACTAGATTCAGAGTTTTTGATATTTGATTCGTATAATCCAAAAGCCTTTTATTACACAGAACATATTACATTCGGGATCCACACGACCGCATCTGCATCTGCAAGCAAATTTGGCTTTGGGGATCTTTCCCTAGAATTTCCATGAGTTTCAGTAGCCACGCAATGCAGGTTCCGGATCCAAATTCACGATCTCTGATTACGAATTCAAAGCATAAGATAGATCTAAATCCCCCACTTGGGATGTCCCCGTAAGGCGTAAGGTGAGTAGTAGTCGTATCTAATCCGATCTTATACTTGTTCACGCAGTTGAACAGGAGCGCCGCCAGCGATGTGAAGATCCTTGGAGTTGGGCGAACCCAAAGCACATGAGCTCCAAAACCCACGAGCCATAAGGATGGAGAACTCACCGGGTAGGCAGTGGAGGAAGGACACCTCAGACCTGGACGGCGCTGCAAACGACGGCGTGACCCGAAACCAACAAGTCTCGCTGAAGACGGCGCCAGCGACGCCCGGGGCCAAGATTCCCCGCAGGAGCCCAAGGTTATCCAGCGCACCCCAGTTGCTCGATCAAATGATTAAGCAAGAAACTGGCGCCTCAGTCCGCATCGTTGTCTTTCCGCTGCGTTTTCTGCGTGTCGCCGGGTACGGCGTTGAAGTGTTCTTCGATGTTccgttcaaaaaagaaaaaaaaattgttcttTGATCGTTCTCTCTGCTTCGCTCTTAAGTAGTTTCGTAGTTCCATATAACACATTCCCGTAAAGAAGACGTAAGAAATGTGAAAGGCCTGGCTTCGAGCAATATTTTAACTGGCGAATTTCACCCATTTTTATCTCGTTCGAGTTCGCAAATTATTTTTTAGCTTAATTTGACGTGTGTGGGATGGATACAAGAAGGCAAAACAGGGCGCTTGTATTGTACGGACGATACAGACTTGACTCGTCTCGAGTCCCGGCTTCCTCGGCAGCTTCAGATCCGACAGAGACGTGAAAAGAGAAGAACAAGTTCTGGTCATGAACATTTGACGCAACCTCAGCAGCTCAGCTGGTGGTGGCAGCGATGGGgcgaggcggcgcaggcgcggtggcggcggcgttgacGTTGTGGTGGCTTACGGGGCGCGCCGGGGCCGTGTGGCTGGAgctggcgacgacggcggccaagTGCCTGTCCGAGGAGATCCAGTCCAACATCGTCGTCATGGCCGActactccatcctcttcgagGAGCACCCCGTCCGCCCCACGGTCTTCGTCAAGGTACAGCACGTCATCGAGAATCCAAGCTCTTCTGATTGCAAACGTGAACGGGGTGCAAATGTTTATCACGAAGCAGATATAGTTGTGATCGTCATCGTTTGAGTTTTCTTCCTGGATCCTACATCCTGCAGGTGACATCGCCTCACGGAGACGTCCTGCACCACGCCGAGAAGGTCACCCACGGCCAGTTCGCCTTCACCACGGTGGAGTCCGGGATCTACCTTGCCTGCTTCTGGGCGGAGACTCTGGACCGGGGGATGGTGATCAACCTCAACCTTGACTGGAAAATCGGGATCGCGGCAAAGGATTGGGACACTGTTGCTAAGAAAGAAAAGATCGATGTGAGCACAGCGACGGCAAGAAATCTCGGCCTGGCAATTTGGTAGTTTTCCCCACCAGAATTTCGTATCATTTGCTGATTCTTGTTCatcctctctgttttttttttcccttttgatAGGGAGTGGCGCTAGAGCTTGTCAAACTAGAAGCAGCTGCTCGATCAATCCATGGAAACATGCTCTACCTTATAGTAAAGTAAGCAAAGTTCGGTATCTTTTTTCATATACAACATCAATGACTGTCTAGATGATAAGTTGGTTCCGGATACAGAGAAGCAGAAATGCGAGATGTGAACGAGTGGACACAGGATAAGATCACATGGCTGAGTCTTATGTCCCTCGCCGTCTGTATCACAGTCTCGGTTTTGCAATTGTGGCATCTCAAACAGTTCTTCCAAAAGAAGAAACTCATCTAGCATAGTCAGAGGAAACAAGCTTATAGGCTTGAGATGATCTGGGATTGTTGCAGGCATCTGAAGCAATTCTGGAATTAGAATTGAGAACCTCCTTGATCTAACGCTCCACTAATGCTTGTGAATTTGAAGTTCATTTTAGTTACATATTGTGTGCGTGTGTAACATTTCTGTTTGGTAAGTAATATTAATTTTCCTTTGATGCGTCAATTACCTATGGTCTGGTTCCAAATATCCAAACATGATCTTTGGTGCAGCGTATGCTAGTCATTCCAATTCCAAGGGTCTCTTCATTTAGGACTCTAAAGTTTGCTTGGCTTGGTACATTCTTCAGAAATGTTTGTGCAAGTGCAATTGCCAAATGGAAGGCGCTAATTTGGATCGTTGGACACTCAATAGCAGTGGCCAAACTTGTACTGCTATGAATATCTTGAACTTTTCATGGGGTCACATTTTTCATTGACGAGCCACACTAATGGCAAGCAATTTCTACAGCAAGTTGTATGAAAGAATTGGGATATATCATCATAGTGCAATCCCATTGTGTCCATGAGGCCAATCATCTATCGAATGCAAACTACAATTCCTAAGAAAAGTTTC containing:
- the LOC117859859 gene encoding transmembrane emp24 domain-containing protein p24delta3, translated to MGRGGAGAVAAALTLWWLTGRAGAVWLELATTAAKCLSEEIQSNIVVMADYSILFEEHPVRPTVFVKVTSPHGDVLHHAEKVTHGQFAFTTVESGIYLACFWAETLDRGMVINLNLDWKIGIAAKDWDTVAKKEKIDGVALELVKLEAAARSIHGNMLYLIVKEAEMRDVNEWTQDKITWLSLMSLAVCITVSVLQLWHLKQFFQKKKLI